In Nocardioides sp. JQ2195, a genomic segment contains:
- a CDS encoding deoxyribonuclease IV encodes MSISVGAHVDQTDPIAEAKARDTTLVQFFLGNPQSYKGPVIEYAGGAEGLKADAEAAGVDLYVHAPYLINVATTNNRLRIPSRKLLQSHMDAAASIGAKGLIVHGGHLKDDEDPSIGFDNWRKAIAATDLKIPLLIENTAGGDNAMTRYLERIKGVWDAIQGEEQADQVGFCLDTCHAHAGGNSLETIVDDVLAITGRIDLVHANDSRDDFDSGADRHANFGAGRIEPDLLASVIRDAKAPAVCETPGGAEEHLADFTWLRERL; translated from the coding sequence ATGAGCATCTCTGTCGGAGCCCACGTCGACCAGACCGACCCCATCGCGGAGGCCAAGGCACGCGACACCACGCTGGTGCAGTTCTTCCTCGGCAACCCGCAGAGCTACAAGGGCCCGGTCATCGAGTACGCCGGGGGCGCCGAGGGGCTCAAGGCCGACGCCGAGGCGGCGGGCGTCGACCTCTACGTGCACGCGCCGTACCTGATCAATGTCGCCACCACCAACAACCGGCTGCGGATCCCGAGCCGCAAGCTGCTGCAGTCCCACATGGACGCCGCGGCCTCCATCGGCGCCAAGGGCCTGATCGTGCACGGAGGCCACCTCAAGGATGACGAGGACCCGTCGATCGGCTTCGACAACTGGCGCAAGGCGATCGCCGCGACCGACCTCAAGATCCCGCTGCTGATCGAGAACACCGCCGGCGGGGACAACGCGATGACGCGTTATCTCGAGCGGATCAAGGGCGTGTGGGACGCGATCCAGGGTGAGGAGCAGGCCGACCAGGTCGGTTTCTGCCTCGACACCTGCCACGCCCACGCCGGCGGCAACAGCCTGGAGACGATCGTCGACGACGTGCTGGCGATCACCGGGCGCATCGACCTGGTGCACGCCAACGACTCGCGCGACGACTTCGACTCGGGTGCCGACCGTCACGCCAACTTCGGAGCCGGCCGCATCGAGCCCGACCTGCTGGCCTCGGTCATCCGCGATGCCAAGGCCCCGGCAGTCTGCGAGACCCCGGGCGGTGCCGAGGAACACCTGGCCGACTTCACCTGGCTGCGCGAGCGCCTCTGA